One window of the Arthrobacter sp. D5-1 genome contains the following:
- a CDS encoding metallopeptidase family protein has product MPANLPPGLPIVPDGERPSSPLRERNAVHSPVEHTAADEAHSAAPFEMSPEEFEEAVSDALQLIPPKAASAMDNVAIFIEDDYTPQPGEDQDTVLLGLYEGVPLTERDSWWEAGSLPDRITIFRQPILDICSTREEVIDEVAITVVHEIAHHFGIDDDRLHELGWG; this is encoded by the coding sequence ATGCCCGCGAATCTTCCACCCGGCTTGCCCATAGTTCCGGACGGCGAGCGCCCTTCATCGCCGCTCCGGGAACGGAATGCGGTGCACAGTCCTGTTGAGCACACCGCCGCGGACGAAGCCCACAGTGCCGCGCCTTTCGAGATGTCTCCCGAAGAATTTGAAGAGGCCGTCAGCGACGCCCTCCAATTGATCCCACCCAAAGCGGCCAGTGCCATGGACAACGTGGCCATCTTCATCGAAGACGACTACACGCCGCAACCGGGCGAAGATCAGGACACTGTGCTGTTGGGACTCTACGAGGGCGTCCCCTTGACTGAACGCGATTCCTGGTGGGAAGCCGGTTCACTGCCGGACCGGATCACCATCTTCAGGCAGCCGATCCTGGACATCTGCAGCACGCGCGAAGAAGTCATCGATGAAGTCGCCATCACGGTGGTCCACGAGATCGCGCACCACTTCGGGATCGACGACGACCGTCTGCACGAACTCGGCTGGGGCTAG
- a CDS encoding cation diffusion facilitator family transporter, which translates to MGHDHNHSHGITATGKHRKRLIAVLAITLGVVGIQVVGAVVSGSLALLADAGHMLSDAAGVFIALMAAWIATRPASDQRTYGYQRAEVLAALANALILIVIAVVIMIEAIRRFGESPEIHTDVMLWAAILGAVANLVSLLILQGAQKESLNVRGAYLEVLGDLLGSIAVIVAAIVIMTTGFSAADPIASVLIAVMIIPRAWHLLRDVVDVLLEATPKGVDVNMIREHIIAVDGVVEAHDIHIWTITSGVPVFSAHVVVEDEVLNASGADSILDQLGSCLGRHFDTEHCTFQLEPVSHSEHESHQHA; encoded by the coding sequence ATGGGGCACGACCACAACCACTCACACGGAATCACAGCAACCGGCAAGCATCGGAAGCGGCTCATCGCCGTCCTGGCCATCACCCTAGGCGTGGTGGGCATCCAGGTGGTTGGCGCCGTCGTGTCTGGATCCTTGGCTTTGCTGGCTGATGCCGGCCACATGCTCTCTGATGCCGCGGGCGTCTTCATCGCGCTGATGGCGGCTTGGATTGCCACCCGTCCAGCCAGTGACCAGCGGACGTACGGGTACCAGCGGGCCGAAGTACTGGCTGCCCTGGCGAACGCGTTGATCCTCATCGTGATCGCGGTGGTGATCATGATCGAAGCCATCCGCCGCTTCGGGGAATCCCCGGAGATCCATACGGACGTCATGCTGTGGGCCGCTATTTTGGGTGCCGTGGCCAATCTTGTCTCGCTCCTGATCCTGCAGGGCGCGCAGAAGGAAAGCCTCAATGTACGTGGTGCCTACCTTGAGGTCCTCGGTGACCTTCTGGGCTCCATTGCGGTCATTGTGGCGGCCATCGTCATCATGACCACAGGCTTCAGCGCTGCCGACCCCATAGCATCGGTGTTGATCGCAGTGATGATCATCCCCCGCGCCTGGCATCTGCTTCGCGACGTGGTGGACGTCCTCTTGGAGGCCACGCCGAAGGGCGTGGACGTGAACATGATCCGCGAGCACATCATTGCCGTGGATGGTGTGGTGGAAGCCCACGACATCCACATCTGGACCATCACTTCCGGCGTCCCCGTGTTCTCAGCCCACGTTGTGGTGGAAGACGAAGTCCTCAACGCCAGTGGGGCGGACAGCATCCTTGACCAGTTGGGGTCCTGCCTCGGCCGTCACTTCGACACCGAGCATTGCACCTTCCAGCTGGAGCCGGTGAGCCACTCGGAACACGAGTCGCACCAGCACGCCTAG
- a CDS encoding carbohydrate kinase, whose protein sequence is MTGTSSLAPEPLDVVVVGEALIDIVQSADGQVEYPGGSPANVAFGLGRLDVKTGLLTAIGRDARGDAIASHLHSAGVVLLPGSMSAGKTATATARIAADGSADYTFDIDWALAPLALPYAPRILHTGSIATFLEPGASVVRSLLEQAQGGCMVTYDPNIRADLLGSHQEALALFEEIVPLTDVVKLSGTDARWLYPGKALEETANHLLSLGTGLVVVTQGVKGSLMATRHIQLNVPAVPATVADTIGAGDSYMAALIMGLLLRGSDGLAPTVMERIGTIASMAASIAVGRPGANPPTHRELLVGMAR, encoded by the coding sequence ATGACCGGCACCTCTTCCCTCGCGCCTGAACCCCTCGACGTCGTAGTTGTCGGTGAGGCGTTGATCGACATCGTGCAGTCTGCCGATGGGCAGGTGGAGTATCCCGGCGGCTCGCCGGCCAATGTCGCCTTCGGTCTGGGCCGATTGGACGTCAAGACCGGACTGCTGACAGCGATTGGCCGCGATGCCAGGGGTGACGCCATCGCTTCGCATCTGCACAGTGCGGGCGTGGTGCTGTTGCCCGGTTCCATGTCTGCGGGCAAGACCGCGACGGCGACAGCCCGGATAGCTGCGGACGGTTCAGCTGACTACACCTTCGACATTGACTGGGCCTTGGCGCCTCTTGCCCTCCCTTACGCTCCGAGGATCCTGCACACGGGATCCATCGCCACGTTCCTGGAGCCCGGCGCAAGCGTGGTGCGGAGCTTGCTGGAGCAGGCGCAGGGTGGGTGCATGGTGACGTACGACCCGAACATCCGCGCCGACCTCCTCGGAAGCCACCAGGAGGCCCTGGCGCTCTTCGAGGAAATAGTCCCGCTGACCGACGTCGTGAAGCTCAGCGGCACCGATGCCCGCTGGCTGTACCCGGGCAAGGCGCTTGAGGAGACTGCGAACCACCTCCTTTCACTGGGCACCGGGTTGGTTGTAGTGACACAGGGAGTCAAGGGCTCACTCATGGCTACGCGGCACATACAGCTCAACGTACCGGCCGTCCCGGCCACAGTGGCGGACACTATTGGCGCGGGCGATTCCTATATGGCAGCGCTGATCATGGGGCTGCTCCTGCGGGGAAGCGACGGACTGGCGCCCACCGTCATGGAGCGGATCGGCACCATTGCCTCCATGGCGGCCTCCATCGCCGTCGGCCGCCCTGGTGCCAATCCGCCCACACACCGCGAACTTTTGGTGGGAATGGCCCGCTAA
- the hutG gene encoding formimidoylglutamase, which yields METSITLAVDVNPGPWKGRFDGDGTEHRRWWQAVAPLTSPAPATASRPAVVLGFCSDAGVRRNQGRVGAAAAPAAIRTALGPLAFHLDRDVFDAGDVVVEEDSLEAGQERAGRAITELLDAGNLTVVLGGGHETAFASYLGVAGSDTVRGKRLGVLNLDAHFDLRDEPTPSSGTPFLQMAHAEAAAGRELQYAVVGISEPNNTRTLFDTADRLGVKYLLDELCTPEAVEIFVADFLAGVDVLYLTIDLDVMPASVAPGVSAPAAYGVPLPVINAVCRQVAASGKLLHLDIAELNPEFDIDHRTAKVAARLVNALLA from the coding sequence ATGGAAACCAGCATCACCCTCGCCGTAGACGTCAACCCTGGGCCGTGGAAGGGCCGCTTTGACGGAGACGGCACTGAACACCGCCGCTGGTGGCAGGCAGTAGCACCCCTGACGTCGCCCGCACCCGCAACTGCCTCGCGTCCCGCCGTCGTGCTTGGTTTTTGCAGCGATGCCGGAGTGCGCCGCAACCAGGGCCGGGTCGGTGCTGCTGCGGCTCCCGCTGCCATCCGCACGGCGCTGGGTCCGCTGGCGTTCCATCTTGACCGGGACGTGTTCGACGCCGGTGACGTGGTGGTGGAGGAGGACTCACTGGAAGCCGGCCAAGAGCGCGCCGGACGCGCCATTACGGAACTGCTCGACGCCGGAAACCTCACCGTGGTGCTGGGCGGCGGCCACGAAACCGCGTTCGCCAGTTATCTTGGCGTGGCCGGTTCGGACACGGTCCGCGGCAAACGGCTTGGTGTCCTGAACCTGGATGCCCATTTTGACCTTCGCGACGAACCCACACCGAGCTCGGGTACGCCGTTCCTGCAGATGGCCCACGCAGAAGCCGCCGCCGGCCGCGAACTGCAGTACGCCGTCGTCGGAATTTCGGAGCCGAACAACACGCGCACCCTCTTCGACACCGCCGATCGCCTGGGAGTGAAGTACCTGCTCGATGAGCTGTGCACGCCGGAGGCAGTAGAGATTTTTGTTGCCGATTTCCTGGCCGGCGTGGACGTGCTGTACCTGACCATTGACCTGGACGTGATGCCTGCATCCGTGGCGCCCGGGGTCAGCGCACCCGCAGCCTATGGCGTGCCTTTGCCAGTGATCAACGCGGTCTGCCGGCAGGTTGCTGCGAGCGGGAAGCTCCTGCACCTGGACATAGCGGAGCTGAACCCGGAGTTTGATATCGATCACCGCACCGCGAAAGTGGCCGCGCGACTGGTGAACGCCCTGCTCGCCTAG
- a CDS encoding FAD-dependent monooxygenase, whose translation MSLTPDSATERTTTVVIGAGLSGLAVASELSRYGVGSIVVDGFGTLSATGPSVHTGMLQRCDAADPAAMQERNEILRHLRNYAASHHLDVRSTTRAVRLDFLGSDPSQQIGYGLAASMTTAGLRTGLHASGPLESTRRQWAVHTANGVLLADHIVVTRCAQSQLRRMLAELGIAIGQNLVAAMRAVGMHLVGVGELITPTPKEVLRQAKAVGQAISSKVALPAGPGIATA comes from the coding sequence GTGTCACTCACGCCTGATTCCGCCACGGAACGCACCACCACCGTGGTCATCGGAGCCGGCTTGTCCGGCTTGGCAGTTGCCAGTGAGCTCAGCCGCTACGGCGTGGGCTCCATTGTGGTGGACGGGTTCGGCACGTTGTCCGCAACGGGTCCGTCAGTCCACACCGGAATGCTTCAACGCTGCGATGCAGCCGATCCCGCAGCCATGCAGGAGCGCAACGAGATCCTCCGCCACCTGCGGAACTACGCCGCAAGCCATCACCTGGATGTCCGCAGCACCACACGGGCTGTCCGCCTCGATTTCCTTGGCTCCGACCCTTCCCAACAGATCGGCTATGGACTGGCCGCCAGCATGACCACTGCCGGGCTCAGGACGGGGCTCCACGCCTCCGGCCCCCTCGAGTCCACCCGCCGCCAGTGGGCCGTCCACACTGCCAACGGTGTTCTTCTGGCCGACCATATTGTGGTCACGCGCTGCGCACAGAGCCAATTGCGCCGAATGCTGGCGGAACTCGGCATAGCGATCGGCCAAAACCTGGTGGCCGCAATGCGGGCCGTCGGGATGCACCTTGTAGGAGTCGGCGAGCTCATTACGCCCACACCGAAGGAAGTACTTCGGCAGGCAAAGGCTGTAGGCCAGGCGATATCGTCCAAGGTGGCCCTCCCTGCAGGGCCGGGCATCGCCACCGCTTAG
- a CDS encoding universal stress protein has protein sequence MDQHSRHNEEPQDGQDHAVAPGGIVVGVDGSEHGQCALVWAAREAERRQLPLHIVTAYSVPIFAASGLDGGYATVDDSVIREGADAIVKQAMDKISGYAIEVDASVENGDAAGVLLDLSADAALLVFGSRGRGGFVGRLLGSVSSALPAHAKCPTVTVPLYCADRLGENTEDKHIKAEHAKAGPRAVENVVAVGVDGSEQARVAVLEAAEQAQRMGAKLRVICAVPQYSGSLAWVPAPLDRDALFADIRVQLDAGVAWLRSHFPQLPIETDLRDGSPVDVLVEISRSVELVVLGTRGRGGFAGMLLGSTSDGVLHHAKGPVLVVPDREDPRLADRHKFGPMLGAA, from the coding sequence ATGGACCAGCACAGCAGGCACAATGAAGAGCCACAGGACGGCCAGGACCACGCAGTGGCGCCAGGAGGCATTGTCGTTGGAGTTGACGGTTCAGAGCACGGGCAGTGTGCATTGGTGTGGGCGGCACGTGAAGCCGAACGCCGTCAGCTGCCCTTGCACATCGTGACGGCCTACTCCGTACCTATCTTTGCCGCATCAGGCCTGGACGGCGGTTATGCAACTGTGGATGATTCGGTGATCCGCGAGGGCGCGGACGCGATCGTGAAACAGGCTATGGACAAGATCTCCGGGTACGCCATCGAGGTTGACGCTTCAGTGGAGAACGGCGACGCTGCCGGTGTCCTCCTTGATCTCTCGGCAGATGCCGCACTCCTCGTTTTTGGCAGCCGGGGCCGCGGGGGCTTCGTTGGTCGCCTTTTGGGATCTGTCAGCAGCGCATTGCCTGCCCACGCCAAATGCCCCACCGTCACGGTCCCGCTGTACTGCGCCGACCGTCTCGGCGAAAACACGGAAGACAAGCACATCAAAGCCGAGCACGCCAAAGCTGGCCCCCGCGCGGTGGAAAACGTAGTCGCAGTGGGCGTCGACGGCTCCGAGCAAGCCCGGGTGGCAGTGCTCGAAGCGGCCGAGCAAGCGCAGCGCATGGGAGCCAAGCTCCGAGTCATCTGCGCTGTTCCGCAGTACAGCGGTTCCCTGGCTTGGGTGCCGGCTCCGTTGGACCGCGATGCCCTCTTTGCGGATATCAGGGTGCAGCTTGACGCCGGTGTTGCGTGGCTCAGGAGCCACTTCCCGCAGCTTCCCATTGAGACGGACCTCCGGGACGGCTCACCGGTGGACGTGCTGGTGGAAATCAGCCGCAGCGTCGAACTGGTGGTTCTGGGAACACGCGGCCGCGGCGGCTTCGCGGGCATGCTGCTCGGTTCCACCTCGGACGGCGTCCTCCACCATGCCAAGGGTCCTGTGCTGGTTGTTCCGGATCGTGAAGATCCCCGGCTGGCCGACCGTCACAAGTTTGGGCCAATGCTCGGCGCAGCTTAG
- a CDS encoding NCS2 family permease, translated as MLKQGSAVDRYFKITERGSTYSREIRGGFATFFAMSYIVVLNPLILSGADSSGASLGFTAVAATTAFVAGILTILMGAWAKHPFAVATGLGVNAFVAVTVASHPELTWPDMMGLVVLSGITMLILVLTGFRTAVFKAVPEALKTAIVVGIGLFIALIGLVNAGFVRRIPDAAGTTVPLGLGVDGKLMGWPTLVFAVGLILTIALVVRKVRGAILIGIVVSTALAAILEFTLHIGPSFDGKNVNPRGWSLVAPTLSEWGAPDLSLIGKANPFGAFQHLGFIAAALLAFVILLSIFFDAMGTMVGLANEAGTVDKDGNIPNVDRVLQVDALGAIVGGGASVSSNQIFVESGAGIGEGARTGLASIVTGVLFLVAMFFTPLINLVPFEAVAPALVVVGFMMVSQVGKIDWQDWGVGIPAFLTISLMPFTYSIANGLGAGFISYVLIRTFQGRAREVHPLMWAVAAAFLLFFGIGTVEELLGVK; from the coding sequence ATGCTTAAGCAAGGTTCTGCAGTAGACCGCTACTTCAAAATTACTGAACGTGGATCCACGTACTCGCGGGAAATTCGTGGCGGCTTCGCAACGTTCTTCGCCATGAGCTACATCGTGGTGTTGAACCCGCTGATTCTGTCCGGGGCGGATTCCAGTGGGGCATCCCTCGGCTTCACAGCCGTCGCAGCCACGACGGCCTTCGTGGCGGGCATCCTGACCATCCTCATGGGCGCGTGGGCCAAGCACCCATTCGCCGTAGCAACCGGGCTGGGCGTCAACGCCTTCGTTGCCGTCACGGTCGCCTCGCACCCGGAACTCACCTGGCCGGACATGATGGGCCTCGTGGTCCTCTCCGGCATCACCATGCTCATCCTGGTGCTGACCGGTTTCCGTACTGCCGTGTTCAAAGCCGTGCCGGAAGCGCTGAAAACGGCGATCGTGGTGGGCATCGGCCTCTTCATTGCACTGATCGGCCTGGTCAACGCAGGCTTTGTGCGCCGGATTCCCGACGCCGCCGGCACCACGGTTCCCTTGGGCCTGGGCGTGGATGGCAAGCTCATGGGCTGGCCTACCTTGGTGTTCGCAGTGGGCCTCATCCTCACCATCGCCCTGGTGGTCCGCAAGGTCCGCGGCGCCATCCTCATCGGCATCGTGGTCTCCACGGCACTGGCAGCCATCCTCGAGTTCACCCTCCACATCGGCCCCAGCTTCGACGGCAAGAACGTCAACCCGCGCGGCTGGTCCCTCGTGGCTCCCACCCTCTCGGAGTGGGGCGCCCCGGACCTGTCCCTCATCGGCAAGGCCAACCCGTTCGGCGCGTTCCAGCACCTCGGTTTCATCGCTGCAGCACTGTTGGCGTTTGTGATCCTCCTCAGCATCTTCTTCGACGCCATGGGCACCATGGTGGGACTGGCCAACGAGGCCGGAACCGTGGACAAAGACGGCAACATCCCCAACGTCGACCGTGTCCTGCAGGTGGACGCCCTCGGCGCGATCGTGGGTGGTGGCGCGTCCGTTTCGTCCAACCAGATCTTTGTTGAGTCCGGCGCCGGCATCGGCGAAGGTGCCCGCACCGGCCTCGCCTCGATCGTCACGGGCGTGCTGTTCCTGGTGGCGATGTTCTTCACGCCCCTCATCAACCTTGTACCCTTCGAAGCCGTGGCCCCGGCACTGGTGGTTGTGGGCTTCATGATGGTCTCCCAGGTGGGCAAGATCGATTGGCAGGACTGGGGTGTCGGCATCCCTGCGTTCCTGACCATCTCCCTCATGCCGTTCACGTACTCGATCGCCAACGGCCTCGGTGCCGGCTTCATCTCCTACGTCCTGATCCGCACCTTCCAGGGCCGCGCCCGCGAAGTCCACCCGCTCATGTGGGCCGTGGCCGCTGCGTTCCTGCTGTTCTTCGGCATTGGAACCGTGGAGGAGCTGCTGGGCGTCAAGTAG
- a CDS encoding NlpC/P60 family protein, producing MSSRILRGRRKADSVRPNPFISISKAVASNASGAGRQAAVIAAASGLVLTGSIAAHAAEAPVQRDSSPATVAETVSADAPTQVVTALATATVNFERPAVASVAAPVIEKPAPVAPAPVAKKAAVTTAAAKAPVAKAAAAAPAAAAPAPAAAAAPAVGGVNAAMVASAYAQIGIMQDCTAMVERALGSAGIPVGDLGPMQFMNYGKVVSSPQPGDMIVQSGHVAIYIGNGQAISGGINGNQTGIHPISWLTATGPLTYVRAGA from the coding sequence ATGTCTTCACGCATTCTTCGCGGCCGTCGTAAGGCGGACAGCGTACGTCCTAATCCGTTCATCTCCATCTCCAAGGCAGTTGCCAGCAACGCTTCCGGCGCTGGCCGCCAGGCAGCTGTTATCGCAGCAGCCTCGGGCCTTGTGTTGACCGGCTCCATTGCAGCTCACGCTGCTGAAGCTCCGGTTCAGCGGGATTCCAGCCCGGCCACGGTCGCTGAGACCGTTTCGGCCGACGCTCCCACCCAGGTTGTTACCGCCCTGGCTACGGCTACGGTCAACTTCGAGCGCCCCGCTGTTGCTTCCGTTGCAGCTCCGGTTATCGAAAAGCCTGCACCGGTTGCTCCGGCTCCTGTCGCCAAGAAGGCAGCAGTCACCACTGCCGCCGCCAAGGCTCCTGTTGCCAAGGCTGCTGCAGCCGCTCCGGCCGCTGCTGCTCCCGCTCCTGCGGCTGCTGCTGCTCCGGCTGTTGGTGGCGTCAATGCCGCCATGGTTGCCTCGGCTTACGCCCAGATCGGCATCATGCAGGACTGCACCGCCATGGTGGAGCGCGCACTCGGCTCCGCAGGCATCCCCGTTGGCGACCTCGGTCCCATGCAGTTCATGAACTACGGCAAGGTTGTCAGCTCACCCCAGCCCGGTGACATGATCGTCCAGTCCGGCCACGTCGCCATCTACATCGGCAACGGCCAGGCCATCAGCGGTGGCATCAACGGCAACCAGACGGGTATCCACCCGATCAGCTGGTTGACCGCAACGGGTCCCCTGACCTACGTACGCGCTGGCGCATAA
- a CDS encoding PEP/pyruvate-binding domain-containing protein, producing the protein MDVQQPSGEFILDIAGISGAMLPEVGGKAANLGELARAGLPVPPGFCLTTAAYRHSLSAIGLDEVLAALKEADASQLDQLDQLNGLAARARSLVLDAGIPYRIAEAVRSAYQQLGEDVPVAVRSSATAEDLAFASFAGQQDTFLNVVGADSVLEAVSRCWASLWTDRAVTYRTVNGIDHASVTLAVVAQEMVDSAVAGVMFTANPVTGNRHETVIDASPGLGEAVVSGAVNPDQYVVDVRRGAIVKRTVGDRKVEITAIPGGGTERIERSTGSSPDQPGDAYPQPCLSDHQVLELVDLGREVQSHYGAPQDTEWAMDHEGKLWLTQARPVTTLYPQTTRVPSVPGEHAFLNFSLAQGLTRPLTPMGLAAIRLIASSVARTAAFDVPDPRSGPSPYYEAGQRIFFDLTAVVRSRVGRAIVPRVFDLMEARSAVLIRGLFDDPRFTVTTRTPLKLIRHVAPVAAKYRVPESLFRGLFRPASALKRVEKLRSDLRSTLAVPQQATAHQRIGHVQRILGEEVFATVPQVLPLPALGFAMLALTKKLLGDQASYSELQTVIRGLPNNVTTEMDLALWQLAAQMRKDPDAVASMTGRTADELTELYRDEKLPAVAQAGLSSFLGTFGHRAVAEIDLGMPRWSDDPTHILGVVTNYLRLADGSETPDQQFTRAARDADEQVARFVARARTKSPLHAAVVGMALDRTRRFAGLRELPKYNLVLGLSVARKQLLLIGNELAAAHRIERPEDIFFLDLDEAETALAGDDLQELVAERRAAYGQELLRRRIPRVLMSDGTEPEAAPGISGPQRPGTLSGSPASTGQVTAPARVIMDPVGAHLAPGEILVAPSTDPGWTPLFLTAGGLVMEMGGPNSHGAVVAREYGIPAVVGVPDATSRISTGQRVTVDGAAGTVAVEGAGGGTS; encoded by the coding sequence ATGGATGTCCAACAGCCCAGCGGGGAATTTATTCTGGACATCGCTGGCATCAGTGGGGCCATGCTTCCGGAGGTGGGGGGAAAGGCAGCCAACCTGGGCGAGCTTGCCCGTGCCGGACTGCCCGTACCACCCGGATTCTGCCTGACCACCGCCGCCTACCGGCATTCCCTTTCGGCCATTGGCCTGGACGAGGTCCTTGCGGCACTGAAGGAGGCGGACGCTTCCCAGTTGGACCAGTTGGACCAGCTGAACGGGCTTGCCGCCCGCGCGCGGTCCTTGGTGCTCGACGCCGGCATTCCCTACCGTATCGCCGAAGCGGTGCGGTCCGCCTACCAGCAGCTGGGGGAGGACGTCCCGGTTGCCGTCAGGTCCTCAGCTACCGCGGAGGACCTGGCTTTCGCGAGTTTCGCCGGTCAGCAGGACACCTTCCTGAACGTGGTGGGCGCTGACTCTGTCCTGGAGGCTGTGAGCCGCTGCTGGGCGTCGCTGTGGACAGACCGTGCCGTGACTTACAGGACCGTCAACGGGATCGATCACGCATCGGTCACCTTGGCTGTAGTCGCGCAGGAGATGGTGGACTCAGCTGTCGCCGGAGTCATGTTCACTGCCAACCCGGTGACGGGAAACCGGCACGAGACAGTGATTGACGCCAGCCCGGGCTTGGGAGAGGCTGTCGTTTCCGGAGCCGTGAATCCGGATCAGTACGTGGTGGATGTTCGTCGCGGTGCCATAGTGAAAAGGACCGTGGGGGACAGGAAAGTGGAGATCACGGCGATCCCTGGCGGTGGCACGGAACGCATTGAACGCAGCACCGGGTCCTCCCCGGACCAACCCGGCGATGCATATCCTCAGCCCTGCCTCAGTGATCACCAGGTGTTGGAACTCGTGGACTTGGGACGCGAGGTCCAGTCGCACTACGGAGCCCCGCAGGACACCGAGTGGGCCATGGACCATGAGGGAAAATTGTGGCTCACCCAAGCACGGCCCGTCACTACCCTGTACCCGCAAACCACGCGCGTGCCTTCCGTTCCGGGCGAGCACGCCTTCCTGAACTTCAGCCTCGCCCAGGGCCTCACCCGACCATTGACCCCCATGGGTTTGGCCGCGATCCGGCTCATCGCTTCCTCCGTCGCCAGGACCGCGGCATTCGATGTTCCGGATCCCCGGTCCGGCCCGTCGCCTTACTACGAGGCGGGGCAGCGCATCTTCTTCGACCTCACAGCGGTGGTGCGGAGCAGGGTCGGCCGGGCGATCGTGCCCCGGGTTTTCGACCTCATGGAGGCCCGCTCGGCCGTTCTGATACGTGGCCTCTTTGACGATCCACGTTTCACAGTGACCACCAGGACTCCTTTGAAACTGATTCGCCACGTTGCTCCGGTTGCGGCCAAGTACCGGGTTCCTGAGTCGCTGTTCCGTGGCCTGTTCCGCCCGGCATCGGCATTGAAACGCGTGGAGAAACTCCGCTCCGATCTGCGCAGCACCTTGGCCGTCCCGCAGCAAGCAACAGCCCATCAGCGGATCGGCCACGTCCAGCGAATCCTCGGGGAAGAAGTTTTTGCCACCGTCCCACAGGTGCTGCCCCTTCCCGCGCTGGGCTTCGCCATGCTGGCGCTGACCAAGAAGCTCCTGGGGGATCAAGCTTCGTACAGCGAACTCCAAACGGTGATCCGTGGCCTTCCCAACAACGTCACTACCGAGATGGACCTGGCCCTGTGGCAGCTTGCGGCGCAGATGAGGAAAGACCCCGACGCCGTTGCCTCCATGACCGGTCGAACGGCGGACGAACTGACGGAACTGTATCGGGACGAAAAGCTCCCCGCCGTTGCCCAAGCAGGATTGAGCTCGTTCCTGGGCACCTTCGGGCACCGGGCCGTCGCCGAGATCGACCTGGGCATGCCGCGCTGGTCAGACGATCCCACCCACATTCTTGGCGTCGTCACCAACTATTTGAGGCTCGCGGACGGCTCAGAGACGCCGGACCAGCAGTTCACGCGGGCAGCCCGCGACGCCGATGAACAGGTAGCCCGTTTCGTAGCGCGGGCCAGGACAAAGAGCCCGTTGCACGCGGCGGTGGTTGGCATGGCGTTGGATCGCACACGGAGGTTCGCTGGACTGCGCGAGTTGCCCAAGTACAACCTGGTCCTGGGTCTATCCGTTGCGCGGAAGCAGTTGCTTCTCATCGGCAATGAGCTTGCCGCAGCGCACCGGATCGAACGCCCCGAGGACATCTTTTTCCTGGACCTCGACGAAGCCGAGACCGCACTGGCCGGAGATGACCTGCAGGAATTGGTTGCTGAGCGACGCGCCGCCTATGGGCAGGAACTGCTGCGGAGGCGCATACCGAGGGTGCTGATGTCAGATGGCACCGAACCGGAAGCCGCACCCGGGATCAGCGGGCCCCAGCGCCCGGGCACCTTGTCTGGCAGTCCGGCGTCGACGGGACAGGTCACAGCTCCTGCGAGAGTCATCATGGACCCCGTTGGCGCGCACTTGGCTCCCGGAGAAATCCTCGTAGCACCGTCAACGGACCCCGGCTGGACGCCGTTGTTCCTCACGGCCGGAGGGTTGGTCATGGAGATGGGTGGGCCCAACTCCCACGGCGCGGTGGTGGCCCGTGAGTACGGCATCCCCGCCGTCGTGGGGGTTCCGGACGCCACATCGCGAATCAGCACGGGTCAACGCGTTACCGTGGACGGCGCCGCAGGGACGGTGGCGGTTGAGGGCGCGGGTGGTGGGACCAGCTAG
- a CDS encoding copper resistance CopC family protein codes for MRTIRPLLAAVVAALAFASALLFTAAPASAHDVAESTTPASGTSVTDVPASVSITFNNRPLAIGSGVTVTAGGENWADGPVEIIDNQAVQKLREGAPAGEYTVVWRVVSSDSHPIEGTFTFTATAGSTTTASGPAAASPSASAPSASTPSAAVPTAGTAAPGTAASGTGNSEPAADASQPFPWSIVGLAVVAVGLVIFLAVTARRKLAASNDPEGPSPAE; via the coding sequence ATGCGTACCATCCGCCCGCTTCTGGCCGCCGTCGTCGCTGCTCTTGCCTTCGCGTCCGCCCTGCTGTTTACTGCGGCGCCGGCGTCTGCCCACGACGTCGCTGAATCCACGACGCCGGCCAGTGGCACCAGCGTCACGGACGTCCCGGCGTCGGTTTCCATCACGTTCAACAACCGGCCGCTCGCCATCGGTTCGGGCGTCACGGTCACTGCGGGCGGCGAAAACTGGGCCGACGGCCCGGTGGAAATCATCGACAACCAGGCGGTCCAGAAGTTGCGCGAAGGCGCTCCGGCCGGCGAATACACGGTGGTTTGGCGCGTCGTCAGCAGCGATTCGCACCCCATCGAGGGCACCTTTACCTTCACGGCCACCGCAGGAAGCACGACGACGGCCAGCGGCCCGGCGGCAGCCTCTCCGTCCGCATCGGCTCCGTCCGCTTCGACACCTTCAGCGGCGGTGCCGACGGCGGGAACCGCGGCCCCGGGCACTGCGGCGTCGGGAACCGGCAACAGCGAGCCCGCGGCCGACGCCTCCCAGCCCTTCCCATGGAGCATCGTGGGCCTGGCGGTTGTTGCTGTTGGTCTCGTTATTTTTCTGGCTGTTACCGCCCGCAGGAAACTGGCTGCTTCGAACGACCCTGAGGGCCCTTCTCCCGCGGAATAA